aaaattgcccacTTGACAAAAATTCAACGGGTGCTGCGGAGAAGCAGTtaattaggaaaaaaaaaacgctttttACGTAAACCTTCACTCGGGCGCAGTTGCAccaaatttgaataattcaAGGCGTGATAAGGAGGTAAGGATACAATGTGTCATACCATTTTGCGATGATCAGAGGGCTATACAATGAGGCGTGCCGCTTTGGCTTATGGCTAACATAGGTTATATCCCTTCTTCAGTTCGAGCGCAGCATAAGATAGTAGGGCTCACAACGTAAGCCCATTCGGCCCTTTTGCGGGAGGGAGATTCCTCGCTTGAAacggtacatatatatagcatACTGCGTAgtggtgtaaaaaaaaaaaaaaaaaaataagagagaGTGTCACTCAATTACTGGTAATAACACCGTGTGggttaaatttaaaaaatcccGACCAAGTGGATTGCCGAACAGCACAacgaaaagagaaaaaaaaaataatgcttcACAAAACATGACATTTTTGTATGGCGCAATTTTGACAAAGGTACAAGCGGTACAAGCGGTATAAGCGGCACAAGCGGCACAAGCGGTATAAGCGGCACAAGCGGCACAAGCGGATTGTCACAAAATAATGGCAGCAATTTTGAAGCTCCTCAGCCGTACATCCGAATAAATAACCAAATGGTACCAGCGTCCTTGTATGCGTGAATGCAGGGCTACCCTTTTTTGATGGGAATAAGAGTGAACATTCTGAGGTTCTCGTTTTTTACTCCCCCCAGGAAGCGTCCCCTTTGTGCAGGTACTTTTATGTACACGCATCGCGCCAGTGTAATGCCCCACTTTtaaagcgcaaaaaaaaaaatagggacaTTTGGATAGGCCAAAGCAGCAATTTGCGAACAGGCTTATTATTTTGCAGCAGACGAGCACGCGTCAGGTTGGGGCACACGGTGCATGATAGCCCCTCCCAGGTGCTGCCACGTGCTGTCACTTTAGGGAGAGAAGGTATCCCCGCACCTCCACCCATCTTCCGAGAGGGAAACCACAATAGATGCACACGTGTGTAGAAGCCAGTCACGATAAGCACCTGCGCATGTAGGCGTATGTGTGGATATTTATGCGACTCGCCCGCggttttatttcctccctcCGTCCCCCACTGTAGACGAAACACATGTTTAAGCATTACCAAAAAGCGGTGAAGAGAATTATGAATGCCAAGTATGAAAATGAAAGCTTCGTGTCAACAGGGTCAGATAAAAACTGCGATGAGGAAAATTCAGCGTTGTTACAGAACAAAGAGGCGTCAGGAATGAACAAAaggaaatcaaaaaaatcaaacaaTGATAATGGGAAGTACAAATATTACGAAAACTTCTTTaacaaaaagagaaataaaaaatggaattattttatgatattttttctgggCATATGTTTTGGCTTTGCCATTTGGCCCTTCTTCATGACCATAATAacgtataaattattttacaaagaCAATTTTAACAGCTCCAATTTTAACACCAGCAACAGTTCAGCATCATTGAAGCCCTATGGAAATgacagaaataaaaaaggtgaaaatgaaaaggtatCCTTAAAAGATCAGTCCCAGAAAAATTCCTCTCCCCATTTTAGGCCAATCCGATTTGAAGAAATCGCTGGAATTGATGAATCAAAGTTGGAACTCCTCGAAGTTGTTGACTTTATAAGGAATAGAGAAAAGTACCAAGAAATGGGCGCAAGGATGCCTAAGGGGGTTCTTCTGGTTGGTCCTCCAGGGTCAGGAAAAACCATGCTAGCTAGGGCAGTAGCCACAGAAGCAAATGTcccatatatttatacgtcCGGGCCAGAGTTCATCGAGATATATGTAGGCCAAGGGGCAAAAAGAATAAGACAATTATTTGCACACGCAAGGTCGGTTGCTCCATCGATCGTTTTTATTGACGAAATTGATGCCAtaggagggaaaagaagttCCGGTTCTGTCAATGGTGCTGGTCAGAGAGAACATGATCAAACTCTTAACCAGTTGTTAGTCGAAATGGATGGTTTTAGCAACACCGTCCATATTATGGTAATAGGTGCAACCAATCGAATTGATACTCTAGATAGTGCCTTACTTCGTCCTGGGAGATTCGATCGAATTGTTTATGTCCCCCTACCTGATGTTaatggaaggaaaaggatCCTAGAAATTtatatcaaaaaaattaaaagtgaTTTAAAAGCAGAAGATATTGATAAAATAGCTAGATTGACTCCTGGTTTTTCAGGTGCTGACTTAGAAAATGTGGTAAATGAAGCAACCATCCTAGCCactagaaataaaaaaagtgtagtCACCATTGGGGAGCTCTTCGAAGCTAGAGATAAAGTTTCCATGGGTCCAGAGAGAAAATCTCTAAGACAGTCTGATCATCAGAGAAGAATTACTGCTTATCACGAAGCGGGACATGCCATCGTGGCGTACTTTCTTCAACCCAAAACGGACCCAATACATAAGGCTACCATTATCTCAAGAGGCAATGCCCTTGGATACGTAGAACAAATACCAGTAGATGATAGACACAACTATTTTAAAAGCCAAATGGAAGCAAAATTGGCTGTCTGTATGGGTGGAAGAACTGCAGAAGAAATCGTTTTTGGAAAATCTGAAACGAGTAGTGGTGCTTCTAGTGATATTTCTAGAGCTACCGAAATTGCTTACAAAATGGTAACGGAGTGGGGAATGTCAGACAAGTTGGGCCCACTGAATTATAAGAAAAGAATGGGAGATGGATACTCATCAAATCGATTATCAGCTCAAACTATTTCTACCATTGAAGTAGAGGTGAAGGCGCTGGTAGAGAAGGGCAAAAGCTTATCCGAAGAAATCCTAAGAAGGCACAGAAAGGAACTTGACAATTTAGCCTTTGCACTACTCGATAAAGAAACCTTATCCggagaggaaataaaaaagattatTGACCCAAACAACACGAGGGATTACTCCGGCAAAGTGCCTGCTCTAAGTAAGGACACCAAATCGGACAGCACTTCAAGCGGCCCAGAAAATGacaaacgggaaaaaaattccacacgtggggaaggaagaaacacaGATGAGAACCGCACAAATGTGAAACGGACGGGTCCAAGCGCACCAAATGACCGACACGAAGAAAAGCAGGCCGATACAGGAACCCCCGCGGAAGAACTCAAAAGTGCTAGCAGTGATAAtgtgctcaaaaaaaagggcaaacgAGGTGAACGGGAGAAGCGCAGGCATACATCCACCAGAGACAATGACAAAATCGAAATTGTGAGGAAAGACGCCAAAAATGTTGCcaaaaagataaagaagaaatatgCCAAAGACCCCAAtgttaagaataaaaaaatactgaAAGTTGTGAATGAGCATAAACCGTACGACGTTGATAGGAAGGCGGATGGgggaaatttacaaaataaaaatggcaaaacggGATTAAATGGCTCAAATGGCTCAAATGGCCCAAATGGCCCACTGGGAAAACTGGATAAACGCAGTTACCCGAAGGGACACTCGCCCCACGACGACAATAACAACAGCgtggtaaaaaatatgagcgAAGTGTTTAGCAAAGattttgcttcccccgcCGAACAAAACGGCGATAACGAAAGCCCCGATTATGTAAAAGCGAAAGAAATGACCCTTAACAATTTCAAGGAAGCCGTGGACACGTCGCACATAAAGAACGTCGGCGAAATGAAGAAGTTCAACATTTTTGAGCACAACTTGGGTAAACTCTTCCTCTTTGACATTTTTGGTAGCTAGGCTTCTGTGGCGATGCTTTTTACGCCATTTTGCCCCGTCTGTTCCAACCCCCCTCtatttaccccttttttttgttcccccctcTGTTTGcaccaaatggaaacaatttttttaaaagcttaGCGTGTTCGCATGCTGCTCGACCCGCAGGAGGCGCGCACTAAGCAGCtgtcaataaaaaaaaaggcgtttaTACGTGAATATACACAAACGCACATGCACACGAATGAATGGAGGCGTGTATACGAGAGTATGTGCCCGTGCCCCCTGTCTACTCACATTGTGCCCTTCTAAAGCAAAATTACAGATATGTGTATGtcttattaattttttttttttttttatcccccaaCGAATTTTTAGTTTAACACAGCTCTTACCCACTTTTGAGGTTTTCtcaatttacaattttatgtaaagCGTCCTCGTTCTGGTTCAAAACAATggtctgtattttttttttaaacctatTGCGTAACAAATCAGCAGGTGGATATGCGAAATGGGGGAGTTCCTGCCCGTCTTCCACTATTTCCACTGCTTCCACGATGATATGGAAGAATCCAGCAGATGTATAGTACTACGCATTTGTCGAGGACCCTCCGTCCAGTGCTCACATAAGGGTGCTAGTTAGACAAAAAGTGTTCGTAATTCACTTTtctaccctttttttgcattgcaCCTCTGGGGATGCTCCCCAAATAAGCGAATTTTCCTTTACACCTTTCCTCTTTAAACACGTGATGTTGGTAAGATGAAGCACATGGGAAGGAGCAAACCCCCCCCCAGCTATCTTCACCCCCTCATTTTGTaaactttcctttttgctaaaTAGAACattgtggaaaaaaggaaaaaaaaaaaaaaataaaacaatttcATAATGTGCAACGTTTTGGcttgttcagaaaaaaaaaaaattcccctttttgtgataATCCGCGTGTGGCAAATAAACCGTACGCTTAAATACCGCAGTGGGTACGTTTCCTctattcccccttttggattATCCCCCAGATGttttttcacgtgaaaaaTGGTTAACCACGTCTTATAGGCGCTGTGCAGCGTACACTTTACAATTCCGCAGGGGCCTATCCAAAGTAgagtaaatataaacatatggcgggaaaaaaaaaacgttaaacataaaattgcaAGGAATTGAACGGGGGGGATATGTGAAGATACAACACCCCATATGCGAACCGGCAAAATGAACTTAAATGTATGCAGCGTTGTGGCTGAACATACCGTTGTATTCCCTCCCTTGGGCGCGTTGCAACTTTACGACagttgtgcacatttttggtGGAGAATaattccccatttggtcCCACGAACAAACGGGAGGCAGAGTTCCTCCAGCTAAAAAGGATTATGCTATCGGTaaaatttaagcaaaaagggaggaagcaTCCAAATAGGGTTTACAATGTAAGCGAAGGAAATGAATACGAGGGGGGTACGCCAGTGGGTAGGAAGCTTGAAAATGCTTCGAGTGGGAAAGAACGAACCAGTGTTTGTAAATAGTTGCCATAAATGCAAACATGTGAACACATAAAAACCCCGTCATCCATCATTATCGtgtatgtgcaaaaaaaaaagaatacaatTGGGACTTTTACCTTCCTACAAATTCgatcttctccattttgacaatttttgcaTGTGCAAGGATGCactaaaagggggaaaaaaaaaaaaaaaaaaaaaacaatcggGAGAGGGGCATTTCCGCAGATCGCAGGAGTTCCTctaattttccattttttctttttttttaaaaattataacgaTATGTAGTTACAAATAAAGCAagtatgggaaaaaaaaaaaaaaaaaaaaaaatacgtaaaaaagcgtttttaaaatgaatgtAAAATGCGTTCATTAATTTGATTCCCATTTGTGAGATAAAAAATGCTGCATTTGGAAAGCGCAAAATCAGTGACTTCAGTCCTTGCGCGCGTGTTTATGTTCATGTGTTAGGCCCTACGCGAAATTTGCGCGGAAAATTGCTCCCCACAGTAGCGTGTACAAATGCACAGTAAGGTATGTACCTGTGAATATGCGCGTGCCAACGCGACTCATCTGAGGAATAAATTCCCCGCAAGTTTTACGAACGTCATGCCcggcgaaaaaaattcccgTTCTgactatttctttttaacagaaaaaagcgCTGGCATTGTGAGCAAGAATGCAATGCGCTGAGGGAGACTGCCCCACGCGAGTTTGTACACATAACATATTATATACCTTCCAATTGCGTCATTTCTCCGCCTGAGTgtaaaagttaaaaattttacagtGCGCGGGGAATATCTGTTCGAAGGCATATAACACCCAAGGCATACATCATTCCGGTGGTGTGTGTTCCGGCACGCCAGGAGTTTGAAAATTGTTTTTGAGTACGAACACGTACTGccatgcacacatatgtaatGTACTTATCTCTTCCCGCGCTTCCCAATACGTTCGTAAGTGTAAAACGCAGACGAACAACTTGGGACGGAAGCGGGATGAGACAAttcgtttgttaaaaaagtttgtgcatgtgtatactATATTTGCTGGTGCACACGCGCGGGCATACTTGGAACGCTTTGCCAAGGATGTAATTCGTACAACTGACGAAGGCGTTGCACCACTCCAgtacgcatgtacatatcGGTACGTTAGTGCATACACATCCACACGCAGGTGCGCTCCGCGAGGGGACCTCAGCATTCCCGGAAGCACGCGCCGAGAGcgtgaaaacaaatttacatTAGGC
This genomic stretch from Plasmodium cynomolgi strain B DNA, chromosome 14, whole genome shotgun sequence harbors:
- a CDS encoding cell division protein FtsH (putative), with the protein product MTFLYGAILTKVQAVQATKHMFKHYQKAVKRIMNAKYENESFVSTGSDKNCDEENSALLQNKEASGMNKRKSKKSNNDNGKYKYYENFFNKKRNKKWNYFMIFFLGICFGFAIWPFFMTIITYKLFYKDNFNSSNFNTSNSSASLKPYGNDRNKKGENEKVSLKDQSQKNSSPHFRPIRFEEIAGIDESKLELLEVVDFIRNREKYQEMGARMPKGVLLVGPPGSGKTMLARAVATEANVPYIYTSGPEFIEIYVGQGAKRIRQLFAHARSVAPSIVFIDEIDAIGGKRSSGSVNGAGQREHDQTLNQLLVEMDGFSNTVHIMVIGATNRIDTLDSALLRPGRFDRIVYVPLPDVNGRKRILEIYIKKIKSDLKAEDIDKIARLTPGFSGADLENVVNEATILATRNKKSVVTIGELFEARDKVSMGPERKSLRQSDHQRRITAYHEAGHAIVAYFLQPKTDPIHKATIISRGNALGYVEQIPVDDRHNYFKSQMEAKLAVCMGGRTAEEIVFGKSETSSGASSDISRATEIAYKMVTEWGMSDKLGPLNYKKRMGDGYSSNRLSAQTISTIEVEVKALVEKGKSLSEEILRRHRKELDNLAFALLDKETLSGEEIKKIIDPNNTRDYSGKVPALSKDTKSDSTSSGPENDKREKNSTRGEGRNTDENRTNVKRTGPSAPNDRHEEKQADTGTPAEELKSASSDNVLKKKGKRGEREKRRHTSTRDNDKIEIVRKDAKNVAKKIKKKYAKDPNVKNKKILKVVNEHKPYDVDRKADGGNLQNKNGKTGLNGSNGSNGPNGPLGKLDKRSYPKGHSPHDDNNNSVVKNMSEVFSKDFASPAEQNGDNESPDYVKAKEMTLNNFKEAVDTSHIKNVGEMKKFNIFEHNLGKLFLFDIFGS